The following are encoded in a window of Magnolia sinica isolate HGM2019 chromosome 11, MsV1, whole genome shotgun sequence genomic DNA:
- the LOC131218672 gene encoding uncharacterized protein At4g38062: protein MDEACKELDELKAAMKRLTADYHAKAELSESLKKAHSEQLVKVQEAKTEIEKQAQELSAQRDEISHARQMYEELKSDLHEKESMLRHLSSANNQLRTNCDEKLQKLETENRKLVSALDESNAKTEDQGQKIRAYKEEIEDLKGLLSILQKKCLDAEERAKAPMELKQREDMLMTVEQEKWEISDRLKWRNEQFDHLEEAHEKLQDQFRESKEEWELEKSTLLNEVCSLQMNLESQTRVSEGFRSQLQMCNHALAQEESRRKLLEIQLSESQKCYENVVAEYQGAQSMIESLTARRDGDIAALRDSLAMKETIFKEMEFIKARLEQENQELLGSLKELREAQISQAGAAPLSKFRQKLRVLEQVHKDCSAVLKAKEAEWSCKAEKMEMELNECRLELNSKDKQIEELQSELEGCHSLMMRLKAENEEISMMLMVMKSEFSKAHSELRDSEAETELCSKKKDEKMETELYECRLKLSSKDKQIEELQTELEGCHSLMMRLKAENEEISMTLMVMKTEFSKAHSELRDSEAETELCSKRKDEQISSLTEQLEKKNNCLLEALAEIEREREMKASLMQRVESSDCNEHKLFLMQKEIEKCKEMLQESSHHQDRLKEQASNRESSLREDLRKVSDALDKASSDLAEKTNKESEINFQLERLKPVAEQMEASKLDAETQLKACHDENRKMQKELEATVLAKMESEETFKQEKALFLQNAADKDENFDDLRRQLNLLEQEYARRETEASVLAYREAEKTFMREKESFLRIMEEKDKRIEDLRQQFLSLEQQYKRRETETSVLVKEAEKDFMQEKERFLRIVEEKGKMVDKLQQQIVLLEQESVKRETEAAIFARKEADKTFNEEKDGFLHIAADKDNRIDDLQKQIMSLGQELTNSVKMKQSEIDTLYKAWENISADWILSQLEIEERKHLIAEQEEEFDELKRKLEMEEKSLSELKKLIEQLEAELVLKRLEREREMGRYEEILRGLESTVLILESQVEDLKAEKRALLEVNARLELEKDELVDQMIGFCDQLDGFSRKDAELMVSLERITRIAENENIWYKEEEKNINSHSKRIAKVSNDERSPLKILNS, encoded by the coding sequence ATGGATGAAGCTTGTAAAGAGCTGGATGAACTTAAAGCAGCAATGAAAAGGCTCACTGCTGACTATCACGCAAAAGCCGAATTGTCTGAGAGTTTAAAGAAAGCCCACAGTGAACAGCTTGTTAAGGTCCAAGAGGCAAAAACCGAGATTGAGAAGCAAGCTCAAGAACTAAGCGCGCAAAGAGATGAGATTTCTCACGCCAGGCAAATGTATGAAGAACTAAAGTCTGATTTGCACGAGAAAGAATCAATGCTGAGACATCTGAGTTCTGCAAACAATCAGCTCCGGACCAACTGTGATGAGAAGTTGCAGAAGCTAGAAACAGAGAATAGGAAATTAGTTTCTGCCTTGGATGAATCAAATGCAAAAACAGAAGATCAGGGGCAAAAGATACGTGCATATAAGGAAGAGATCGAAGATCTGAAAGGCCTGCTTTCCATCTTGCAGAAGAAATGTCTTGATGCAGAGGAAAGAGCAAAAGCGCCTATGGAACTGAAACAAAGAGAGGATATGCTGATGACAGTGGAACAGGAGAAATGGGAAATTAGTGATCGGCTCAAATGGAGGAACGAGCAGTTTGATCATCTCGAAGAAGCACATGAGAAGCTTCAAGACCAGTTTCGGGAAAGTAAGGAGGAGTGGGAATTGGAGAAATCAACATTGCTAAATGAGGTTTGCTCGTTGCAGATGAATTTGGAATCTCAAACTAGAGTTTCTGAAGGTTTTCGCTCTCAGTTACAGATGTGCAACCATGCACTAGCTCAGGAAGAAAGCCGaagaaagttgctggaaattcaaTTGTCTGAATCCCAAAAATGCTATGAGAATGTTGTTGCAGAATACCAAGGGGCACAGTCGATGATCGAGAGCTTGACGGCAAGAAGAGATGGAGACATTGCAGCATTGAGGGACTCATTGGCAATGAAAGAGACCATTTTCAAAGAAATGGAGTTTATAAAAGCACGCCTCGAACAAGAGAACCAGGAGCTGCTGGGATCTCTAAAAGAACTTCGAGAAGCTCAGATCAGCCAAGCTGGGGCTGCCCCTCTTTCAAAATTCCGTCAGAAGCTTAGAGTCTTGGAGCAGGTGCACAAAGACTGTTCTGCTGTTCTCAAAGCCAAAGAGGCTGAATGGAGTTGCAAGGCAGAAAAgatggagatggaattgaatGAATGTCGGCTTGAGTTGAATTCCAAAGACAAACAAATTGAGGAGTTGCAGTCAGAACTAGAAGGTTGTCATTCATTGATGATGCGACTAAAGGCAGAGAACGAAGAGATTTCCATGATGCTTATGGTTATGAAATCGGAATTTTCAAAGGCTCACTCAGAACTCAGAGATTCAGAAGCTGAAACGGAATTGTGCAGCaaaaagaaagatgaaaagatggagacggaattgtatgAATGTCGGCTCAAGTTGAGTTCCAAAGACAAACAAATCGAGGAGTTGCAGACGGAACTAGAGGGTTGTCATTCTTTGATGATGCGACTAAAGGCTGAGAACGAAGAGATTTCCATGACGCTTATGGTTATGAAAACGGAATTTTCGAAAGCTCACTCAGAACTCAGAGATTCAGAAGCTGAAACAGAATTGTGCAGCAAAAGGAAAGATGAACAGATTTCTTCCCTGACTGAACAATTGGAGAAGAAGAACAATTGCTTGCTTGAAGCCCTAGCAGAGATTGAGCGAGAACGTGAGATGAAAGCATCATTAATGCAGAGGGTCGAGTCATCAGATTGTAACGAGCATAAGCTATTTCTGATGCAAAAAGAGATTGAGAAGTGTAAAGAAATGCTTCAAGAATCATCTCACCATCAGGATCGACTGAAAGAGCAAGCTTCTAACAGGGAAAGCTCTCTAAGAGAGGATCTGAGGAAAGTTTCAGATGCTTTAGACAAGGCAAGCTCCGATTTAGCTGAGAAAACCAACAAAGAATCTGAAATCAATTTCCAGTTGGAAAGGTTGAAACCAGTTGCAGAACAAATGGAAGCATCTAAACTGGACGCAGAAACTCAACTGAAAGCTTGCCATGATGAAAACCGAAAGATGCAAAAAGAACTGGAAGCAACAGTCCTTGCCAAGATGGAGTCGGAGGAAACCTTCAAGCAAGAGAAAGCTCTCTTTCTCCAAAACGCAGCAGATAAGGACGAGAACTTCGACGATCTCCGCCGACAACTCAATTTACTTGAACAAGAATATGCAAGAAGAGAAACAGAAGCTTCTGTTCTTGCATATAGGGAGGCAGAGAAGACCTTCATGCGGGAGAAAGAGAGCTTTCTCCGAATCATGGAAGAGAAGGATAAGAGAATCGAAGATCTCCGGCAGCAATTTCTTTCGCTCGAGCAACAGTACAAAAGAAGAGAAACAGAAACTTCCGTTCTTGTGAAGGAGGCCGAGAAAGACTTCATGCAAGAGAAGGAGAGATTTCTCCGAATTGTAGAAGAGAAAGGTAAGATGGTAGACAAGCTCCAGCAGCAAATTGTTTTGTTGGAACAAGAATCAGTGAAAAGAGAAACAGAAGCTGCCATTTTTGCAAGAAAGGAGGCTGATAAAACCTTCAATGAAGAGAAAGATGGCTTTCTTCATATTGCGGCTGATAAGGATAACAGAATAGATGATCTTCAGAAACAGATTATGTCACTGGGACAAGAGCTAACAAATTCAGTCAAAATGAAACAGTCTGAGATCGACACCCTTTACAAGGCTTGGGAGAACATATCTGCAGATTGGATACTATCTCAGCTTGAAATTGAAGAGCGGAAGCATCTCATTGCCGAACAGGAAGAAGAATTTGATGAGTTAAAGAGGAAACTTGAAATGGAAGAGAAATCACTGTCTGAGTTGAAGAAATTGATAGAGCAGCTTGAAGCTGAATTAGTTCTGAAACggttggaaagagagagagagatgggaagaTACGAGGAAATATTAAGAGGCTTGGAGTCTACTGTACTAATATTAGAAAGCCAAGTTGAGGATCTCAAAGCAGAAAAGAGAGCATTGCTTGAAGTAAATGCGAGATTGGAATTGGAGAAAGATGAACTGGTGGACCAGATGATAGGATTTTGTGACCAACTTGACGGATTTTCGAGAAAAGATGCAGAACTGATGGTAAGCTTGGAGAGGATTACACGGATAGCCGAAAATGAGAACATCTGgtacaaagaagaagaaaagaatatcaATTCTCACTCAAAAAGGATAGCCAAAGTCAGTAATGATGAAAGATCACCACTGAAAATTCTCAACAGTTAG